Genomic window (Candidatus Cloacimonadota bacterium):
CATTAGTTTAATCAAATCTGTCAGTAATGTCGGATTTCAGATGAATAGAAATTTGACTTAAAACGGAGTCTCGAGTTAAGTTCAGATGTATAATCAGATCAGAAAACAAAAATCGAGTCAGCAAAAGCGAACTTAATTCAAGTTTCATTGTTATCGGATGGACTCTATTAACTGTTCCTGATTCTCTCCAATGTAAGTTTCGCATCCGGGACAAATCCGAAAAACTCGATGATCTTGTCGCAGGCATAATCAGGACAATAAGCACAATTATCAATTCCTTTTTCCCGACAGCACTTTCGTATTTCACAAACATTGCAATGACTGAACAAACGACCGTTGCTTTGCAGACAGCCGACACAAAAAACATCTTCCGGTTTTATGTCTGCATCATACATTTTTGCCCAATCAGCAGCAGTCTTTTTTCTTAAGTCTTCATCATCATTCTGGGTGGCAATAAAAGCCGGACAATCTGAACAGACAATCCCGCAAGAACCTATCATTTTGCACATAATCTCTCCTTTTAATTATAGGGAAGCAACTGATAAATTTTTAATTCAAAAATTTCCATTTGCTCGTTTGTGATCAACAAAGTTTCATCATCATCAAAGCAGATCGCTTCACACTGCTTGGCTTTGATGGGAAGTATCGATATTTTACCATTAAAATAGTCGTCTGTTTCACTTTCGAAAAGCC
Coding sequences:
- a CDS encoding DUF3795 domain-containing protein; protein product: MCKMIGSCGIVCSDCPAFIATQNDDEDLRKKTAADWAKMYDADIKPEDVFCVGCLQSNGRLFSHCNVCEIRKCCREKGIDNCAYCPDYACDKIIEFFGFVPDAKLTLERIRNS